One region of Vespula vulgaris chromosome 9, iyVesVulg1.1, whole genome shotgun sequence genomic DNA includes:
- the LOC127066155 gene encoding rho guanine nucleotide exchange factor 2 isoform X5 — protein sequence MEKRQEVLAPFSSDECPNSGEDSEEDVITDYLGSSHSDCDRVPTINGDLGSLSLHGNIVTETGYTEDNTNKTITMSGGNSEQQQQHRLLTLGTNIQTQPNPLVPIISVTPHSPGFAKNYPVLEDNLQHLHEIHDWIQRMRDLTMNTLGNNNRMSHDVPQRLTSSCPSLCPLILIEGHRSNNHEAGSDPDLLVNCSTNSSPTHFPPMSSHAQPVQGIDRRRSWTDLEDTRRGRRRYSGQNHLQAQNMRQRSISLSSLDSEMELELDGKSCSGPVGVGNRACRSQASTHSLNEADLVQSEYQKNVLKRNSQRLGESSSLMPGLTGARLPLQKSISTPSIVTPPIHTHLTESGTRTTPSLAAETAYDDQHSEKTRRKRGSIFFRKKKDKSGKKNSQQQHVWTTMTTGAQGNYQCDVCMKQSTSKPILHCENCGLSVHQSQGCKDHSVLECTKSKHQSVKTVIKSTSSISSVTSNNSVKRGSTASLPLPTSSGSGSQTINEEKDTDGSGSHRDASSGWEEFDFGDEAHQFTVGDLEGLDPELGLGKEEPDSWSTAIGRHVASRLVDHCEREVKRQEHIYEFVLTEKHHCLVLLAMERIFVEGLRRHFRLGQPNLERMFPRLRDLIEIHLRFLQKLRKRQNANPVVPTIADILVEQFSGENSQRMKSAYGEFCSRHREAVETYKYYLHHDTRFERFVRHCQTIPLLKKKGIPECILFVTQRLTKYPLLVEPLIKTGIMQDEGESLRKALGLVKEILADVDACVADKEREDRKLEIYNKIDAKSFATYRGAKFKKSDIMAFNRILKFEGTAYLMQGRGKTTAIVVVVLSDILFFLVERDQKYAFLVPDNKAASVVSLQKLLVREKAGQESRGIYLISSNPAEPEMFELKVQKPKDKQFWIQAIRSAVEACPQESENDTDVLTDGNSNNELRDTRSSSISMLSVEERQKMIKAKESHIFRIVGELRKKDAEQALLFEEKINLQVRLLRASNIWNENDSDHEKTDKVEKEIRDYTRLVQMEATDTTQLWQEVVVAVQEATRLASSLSFSTGGATLSRSLSSAGERHSDAYVPPALCVPRRAETFAGFDNNKERYPVRESTAMNVGSSLPKVGEVSKESQEDKESSELDANKDQQWTAIRLSHHVYTLLCIISNQMTTIDSLQAQLAACKEGSMGKSSNNRPNPNRQLEELRNLQDQLSREKAAFRVASQQEKNQLEEERAELARQREQLAAEQRDVTQQRDQLYRRLEAYERQGLKAGSTTGPTTIHLSHVTQGTEIVQPRKSQADAKRIPMNLISATNQQKVQSNVPVKQQLPLKLASGSNNNSRSGSTASHYSPDRHTRTGSSPAIVTGSAFSSPELGNSHGSSGTTSQTHSSNRSLRNTRSPPESYQQQHQRAEQQQPLEEEVIFF from the exons atggagAAACGGCAGGAGGTATTAGCTCCATTTTCTTCTG aTGAATGTCCTAATAGTGGAGAGGATAGCGAAGAGGATGTAATAACAGACTACCTTGGATCATCGCATTCAGACTGTGACCGTGTGCCTACTATTAATGGAGATCTTGGTAGCCTGAGTCTACATGGGAATATAGTCACGGAAACTGGTTATACCGAAGATAATACCAATAAAACCATCACCATGTCTGGAGGGAATTCcgaacagcaacagcaacatcGGTTGCTTACACTTGGTACTAACATTCAAACTCAGCCTAATCCTCTTGTACCCATTATTAGCGTCACACCTCATTCTCCTGGTTTTGCTAAAAACTATCCTGTCTTag AGGACAATTTGCAGCATTTGCACGAAATTCATGACTGGATTCAACGTATGAGAGACTTGACGATGAATACTTTGGGAAACAATAATCGCATGTCCCACGATGTACCTCAGAGACTGACCTCTTCGTGTCCTTCCTTATGTCCGTTGATACTTATAGAGGGACATCGTTCCAATAATCATGAAGCAGGATCTGATCCAGATCTTCTTGTTAACTGTTCAACTAATAGCTCTCCGACACATTTTCCACCTATGAGCTCTCATGCTCAACCTGTGCAGGGCATAGATAGAAGACGAAGTTGGACGGATTTGGAAGATACTAGACGTGGCCGACGCAGATATTCCGGACAAAATCATTTACAAGCACAAAATATG cGACAACGCAGCATTAGTTTAAGTAGTCTGGACAGTGAGATGGAACTAGAACTAGATGGAAAATCTTGTAGTGGACCTGTAGGGGTAGGTAATCGAGCATGCAGATCACAAGCAAGTACTCATTCCTTAAATGAGGCAGACCTTGTGCAG AGTGAATATCAGAAGAAtgtcttaaaaagaaatagtcaAAGATTAGGTGAAAGTAGCAGTTTGATGCCAGGTTTAACTGGTGCACGTTTACCTCTCCAGAAATCTATTTCGACCCCTTCCATCGTTACACCGCCAATTCATACGCATCTCACAGAGTCCGGAACACGAACAACACCTTCTCTCGCAGC aGAAACTGCATATGATGATCAACATTCTGAGAAGACCAGAAGAAAGCGTGGCTCTATTTTCTTCCGTAAGAAAAAG GATAAAAGTGGCAAGAAAAATAGTCAACAGCAACATGTATGGACAACAATGACAACTGGAGCACAAGGAAATTACCAATGTGATGTTTGCATGAAGCAATCAACAAGTAAACCAATTCTTCATTGTGAAA ATTGCGGATTATCGGTACATCAAAGTCAAGGATGCAAGGATCATTCTGTGTTAGAATGCACCAAATCTAAGCATCAGTCTGTAAAAACTGTTATAAAATCAACGTCGAGTATTTCTTCGGTTACAAGCAACAATAGCGTGAAAAGAGGTTCCACGGCATCGCTACCGTTACCAACATCATCTGGAAGTGGAAG TCAAACAATTAATGAGGAAAAGGATACAGATGGTAGTGGTTCACATCGCGATGCTTCCAG cGGTTGGGAAGAATTCGATTTTGGAGACGAAGCACATCAGTTTACCGTAGGTGATCTCGAGGGCTTAGATCCTGAACTGGGCTTAGGAAAGGAAGAACCTGATTCATGGAGTACAGCTATTGGAAGACACGTCGCATCACGTCTCGTAGATCATTGCGAACGCGAAGTGAAGAGACAAGAGCATATATACGAATTTGTGTTAACAGAGAAACATCATTGCTTGGTATTGTTAGCCATGGAAAGGATCTTCGTGGAAGGCTTACGACGCCATTTCCGTTTGGGACAACCAAATCTAGAACGAATGTTTCCTAGATTACGTGATCTCATTGAAATTCATTTGAGATTTCTACAGAAATTACGTAAACGTCAAAATGCAAACCCTGTTGTTCCTACTATTGCTGACATACTCGTCGAACAATTCTCAGGTGAAAATTCGCAACGTATGAAAAGCGCATATGGAGAATTTTGTAGTCGTCATAGAGAAGCTGTTGAAACTTACAAGTATTATCTGCATCATGATACTCGATTTGAGCGTTTTGTGCGTCACTGTCAG ACTATCCCTTTGTTGAAAAAGAAGGGGATTCCAGAATGTATATTGTTCGTTACCCAACGTTTAACAAAATATCCATTACTAGTCGAACCACTTATTAAAACTGGTATTATGCAAGATGAAGGAGAGAGCTTGAGAAAAGCTCTGGGATTagtgaaagaaattttagCAGACGTAGATGCCTGCGTAGCAGATAAAGAGCgggaagatagaaaattagaGATTTATAATAA GATCGACGCGAAATCATTCGCTACGTACCGTGGTGCCAAATTCAAAAAGTCGGATATAATGGCGTTTAATAGAATTTTGAAATTCGAAGGAACGGCGTATTTGATGCAAGGTCGTGGAAAAACGACTGCCATTGTCGTAGTCGTTCTTTCcgatatattattctttttagttGAAAGAGATCAAAAATATGCTTTCTTGGTTCCGGACAACAAAGCTGCTAGCGTGGTATCgttacaaaaattattggtACGAGAAAAAGCCGGTCAAGAATCCAGGGGTATATACTTGATAAGTAGCAATCCAGCGGAACCTGAGATGTTCGAATTGAAAGTTCAAAAGCCTAAGGATAAGCAATTCTGGATTCAAGCAATACGTTCAGCGGTTGAGGCTTGTCCTCAAGAATCTGAAAATGACACAGATGTTCTTACGGatggtaatagtaataatgaattaagGGATACACGTTCATCCTCCATATCGATGCTTTCCGTAGAAGAAAGgcaaaaaatgattaaagcTAAGGAGTCGCACATATTTAGAATCGTCG GCgaattacgaaagaaagacgCGGAACAGGCGTTGctgtttgaagaaaaaattaatttacaagtGCGTCTTTTACGTGCGTCTAATATCTGGAATGAAAATGATAGTGATCATGAGAAAACGGACaaagtggaaaaagaaatacgcgATTATACACGTCTTGTTCAGATGGAAGCGACGGATACGACTCAGTTATGGCAAGAg GTTGTTGTCGCTGTACAGGAAGCTACACGATTGGCCAGTTCATTGTCATTTAGCACTGGTGGTGCAACACTTTCTAGGAGTTTAAGTTCGGCTGGTGAACGTCATAGCGATGCTTACGTTCCACCAGCTCTTTGCGTTCCTAGACGAGCAGAGACGTTTGCTGGTTTCGATAATAACAAG GAAAGATATCCTGTACGTGAATCAACGGCGATGAATGTAGGGTCATCTCTCCCAAAAGTTGGTGAAGTTTCGAAAGAAAGTCAGGAGGACAAAGAAAGTTCAGAATTAGACGCAAACAAAGATCAACAATGGACTGCGATTCGTTTGTCGCATCACGTGTATACTCTGCTTTGTATAATCAGTAATCAAATGACGACAATCGATAGCCTACAAGCTCAATTAGCCGCATGCAAAGAGGGAAGTATGGGAAAATCATCGAATAACAGGCCGAATCCAAATCGTCAATTGGAGGAGTTGAGAAATTTGCAGGATCAACTTAGCCGGGAGAAGGCAGCGTTTCGTGTTGCTTCTcagcaagaaaaaaatcagTTGGAAGAGGAACGAGCAGAATTGGCAAGACAAAGAGAACAATTGGCCGCGGAACAAAGAGACGTTACTCAACAGCGAGATCAATTGTATCGCCGATTGGAGGCGTATGAACGTCAAGGTCTCAAGGCAGGCTCTACAACGGGTCCTACAACAATTCATCTGTCACACGTGACACAGGGTACAGAAATCGTACAACCACGGAAGTCTCAAGCAGACGCTAAGAGAATACCTATGAATTTAATCAGCGCTACCAATCAGCAGAAAGTACAAAGCAATGTTCCTGTGAAGCAGCAACTCCCACTGAAGCTCGCAAGTGGAAGTAATAACAATAGCAG GAGCGGAAGTACTGCGAGCCACTATAGTCCGGATCGACATACTAGAACAGGAAGTAGCCCTGCTATCGTAACTGGATCTGCGTTTTCTTCTCCTGAACTCGGCAATAGTCACGGTAGTAGTGGCACCACGAGTCAAACACATTCCTCTAATCGATCTCTTCGAAACACACGATCTCCTCCCGAATCAtatcaacaacaacatcaacgAGCGGAACAGCAACAACCTTTGGAGGAAGAGGTGATCTTTTTCTGA
- the LOC127066155 gene encoding rho guanine nucleotide exchange factor 28 isoform X1: MEKRQEVLAPFSSDECPNSGEDSEEDVITDYLGSSHSDCDRVPTINGDLGSLSLHGNIVTETGYTEDNTNKTITMSGGNSEQQQQHRLLTLGTNIQTQPNPLVPIISVTPHSPGFAKNYPVLEDNLQHLHEIHDWIQRMRDLTMNTLGNNNRMSHDVPQRLTSSCPSLCPLILIEGHRSNNHEAGSDPDLLVNCSTNSSPTHFPPMSSHAQPVQGIDRRRSWTDLEDTRRGRRRYSGQNHLQAQNMRQRSISLSSLDSEMELELDGKSCSGPVGVGNRACRSQASTHSLNEADLVQSEYQKNVLKRNSQRLGESSSLMPGLTGARLPLQKSISTPSIVTPPIHTHLTESGTRTTPSLAAETAYDDQHSEKTRRKRGSIFFRKKKDKSGKKNSQQQHVWTTMTTGAQGNYQCDVCMKQSTSKPILHCENCGLSVHQSQGCKDHSVLECTKSKHQSVKTVIKSTSSISSVTSNNSVKRGSTASLPLPTSSGSGREINSKKTVTSYSPWRRVATKLGVNQTINEEKDTDGSGSHRDASSGWEEFDFGDEAHQFTVGDLEGLDPELGLGKEEPDSWSTAIGRHVASRLVDHCEREVKRQEHIYEFVLTEKHHCLVLLAMERIFVEGLRRHFRLGQPNLERMFPRLRDLIEIHLRFLQKLRKRQNANPVVPTIADILVEQFSGENSQRMKSAYGEFCSRHREAVETYKYYLHHDTRFERFVRHCQTIPLLKKKGIPECILFVTQRLTKYPLLVEPLIKTGIMQDEGESLRKALGLVKEILADVDACVADKEREDRKLEIYNKIDAKSFATYRGAKFKKSDIMAFNRILKFEGTAYLMQGRGKTTAIVVVVLSDILFFLVERDQKYAFLVPDNKAASVVSLQKLLVREKAGQESRGIYLISSNPAEPEMFELKVQKPKDKQFWIQAIRSAVEACPQESENDTDVLTDGNSNNELRDTRSSSISMLSVEERQKMIKAKESHIFRIVGELRKKDAEQALLFEEKINLQVRLLRASNIWNENDSDHEKTDKVEKEIRDYTRLVQMEATDTTQLWQEVVVAVQEATRLASSLSFSTGGATLSRSLSSAGERHSDAYVPPALCVPRRAETFAGFDNNKERYPVRESTAMNVGSSLPKVGEVSKESQEDKESSELDANKDQQWTAIRLSHHVYTLLCIISNQMTTIDSLQAQLAACKEGSMGKSSNNRPNPNRQLEELRNLQDQLSREKAAFRVASQQEKNQLEEERAELARQREQLAAEQRDVTQQRDQLYRRLEAYERQGLKAGSTTGPTTIHLSHVTQGTEIVQPRKSQADAKRIPMNLISATNQQKVQSNVPVKQQLPLKLASGSNNNSRSGSTASHYSPDRHTRTGSSPAIVTGSAFSSPELGNSHGSSGTTSQTHSSNRSLRNTRSPPESYQQQHQRAEQQQPLEEEVIFF; the protein is encoded by the exons atggagAAACGGCAGGAGGTATTAGCTCCATTTTCTTCTG aTGAATGTCCTAATAGTGGAGAGGATAGCGAAGAGGATGTAATAACAGACTACCTTGGATCATCGCATTCAGACTGTGACCGTGTGCCTACTATTAATGGAGATCTTGGTAGCCTGAGTCTACATGGGAATATAGTCACGGAAACTGGTTATACCGAAGATAATACCAATAAAACCATCACCATGTCTGGAGGGAATTCcgaacagcaacagcaacatcGGTTGCTTACACTTGGTACTAACATTCAAACTCAGCCTAATCCTCTTGTACCCATTATTAGCGTCACACCTCATTCTCCTGGTTTTGCTAAAAACTATCCTGTCTTag AGGACAATTTGCAGCATTTGCACGAAATTCATGACTGGATTCAACGTATGAGAGACTTGACGATGAATACTTTGGGAAACAATAATCGCATGTCCCACGATGTACCTCAGAGACTGACCTCTTCGTGTCCTTCCTTATGTCCGTTGATACTTATAGAGGGACATCGTTCCAATAATCATGAAGCAGGATCTGATCCAGATCTTCTTGTTAACTGTTCAACTAATAGCTCTCCGACACATTTTCCACCTATGAGCTCTCATGCTCAACCTGTGCAGGGCATAGATAGAAGACGAAGTTGGACGGATTTGGAAGATACTAGACGTGGCCGACGCAGATATTCCGGACAAAATCATTTACAAGCACAAAATATG cGACAACGCAGCATTAGTTTAAGTAGTCTGGACAGTGAGATGGAACTAGAACTAGATGGAAAATCTTGTAGTGGACCTGTAGGGGTAGGTAATCGAGCATGCAGATCACAAGCAAGTACTCATTCCTTAAATGAGGCAGACCTTGTGCAG AGTGAATATCAGAAGAAtgtcttaaaaagaaatagtcaAAGATTAGGTGAAAGTAGCAGTTTGATGCCAGGTTTAACTGGTGCACGTTTACCTCTCCAGAAATCTATTTCGACCCCTTCCATCGTTACACCGCCAATTCATACGCATCTCACAGAGTCCGGAACACGAACAACACCTTCTCTCGCAGC aGAAACTGCATATGATGATCAACATTCTGAGAAGACCAGAAGAAAGCGTGGCTCTATTTTCTTCCGTAAGAAAAAG GATAAAAGTGGCAAGAAAAATAGTCAACAGCAACATGTATGGACAACAATGACAACTGGAGCACAAGGAAATTACCAATGTGATGTTTGCATGAAGCAATCAACAAGTAAACCAATTCTTCATTGTGAAA ATTGCGGATTATCGGTACATCAAAGTCAAGGATGCAAGGATCATTCTGTGTTAGAATGCACCAAATCTAAGCATCAGTCTGTAAAAACTGTTATAAAATCAACGTCGAGTATTTCTTCGGTTACAAGCAACAATAGCGTGAAAAGAGGTTCCACGGCATCGCTACCGTTACCAACATCATCTGGAAGTGGAAG GGAAATTAACAGCAAGAAAACAGTGACAAGCTACAGCCCTTGGCGGCGAGTTGCCACCAAGCTCGGAGTCAA TCAAACAATTAATGAGGAAAAGGATACAGATGGTAGTGGTTCACATCGCGATGCTTCCAG cGGTTGGGAAGAATTCGATTTTGGAGACGAAGCACATCAGTTTACCGTAGGTGATCTCGAGGGCTTAGATCCTGAACTGGGCTTAGGAAAGGAAGAACCTGATTCATGGAGTACAGCTATTGGAAGACACGTCGCATCACGTCTCGTAGATCATTGCGAACGCGAAGTGAAGAGACAAGAGCATATATACGAATTTGTGTTAACAGAGAAACATCATTGCTTGGTATTGTTAGCCATGGAAAGGATCTTCGTGGAAGGCTTACGACGCCATTTCCGTTTGGGACAACCAAATCTAGAACGAATGTTTCCTAGATTACGTGATCTCATTGAAATTCATTTGAGATTTCTACAGAAATTACGTAAACGTCAAAATGCAAACCCTGTTGTTCCTACTATTGCTGACATACTCGTCGAACAATTCTCAGGTGAAAATTCGCAACGTATGAAAAGCGCATATGGAGAATTTTGTAGTCGTCATAGAGAAGCTGTTGAAACTTACAAGTATTATCTGCATCATGATACTCGATTTGAGCGTTTTGTGCGTCACTGTCAG ACTATCCCTTTGTTGAAAAAGAAGGGGATTCCAGAATGTATATTGTTCGTTACCCAACGTTTAACAAAATATCCATTACTAGTCGAACCACTTATTAAAACTGGTATTATGCAAGATGAAGGAGAGAGCTTGAGAAAAGCTCTGGGATTagtgaaagaaattttagCAGACGTAGATGCCTGCGTAGCAGATAAAGAGCgggaagatagaaaattagaGATTTATAATAA GATCGACGCGAAATCATTCGCTACGTACCGTGGTGCCAAATTCAAAAAGTCGGATATAATGGCGTTTAATAGAATTTTGAAATTCGAAGGAACGGCGTATTTGATGCAAGGTCGTGGAAAAACGACTGCCATTGTCGTAGTCGTTCTTTCcgatatattattctttttagttGAAAGAGATCAAAAATATGCTTTCTTGGTTCCGGACAACAAAGCTGCTAGCGTGGTATCgttacaaaaattattggtACGAGAAAAAGCCGGTCAAGAATCCAGGGGTATATACTTGATAAGTAGCAATCCAGCGGAACCTGAGATGTTCGAATTGAAAGTTCAAAAGCCTAAGGATAAGCAATTCTGGATTCAAGCAATACGTTCAGCGGTTGAGGCTTGTCCTCAAGAATCTGAAAATGACACAGATGTTCTTACGGatggtaatagtaataatgaattaagGGATACACGTTCATCCTCCATATCGATGCTTTCCGTAGAAGAAAGgcaaaaaatgattaaagcTAAGGAGTCGCACATATTTAGAATCGTCG GCgaattacgaaagaaagacgCGGAACAGGCGTTGctgtttgaagaaaaaattaatttacaagtGCGTCTTTTACGTGCGTCTAATATCTGGAATGAAAATGATAGTGATCATGAGAAAACGGACaaagtggaaaaagaaatacgcgATTATACACGTCTTGTTCAGATGGAAGCGACGGATACGACTCAGTTATGGCAAGAg GTTGTTGTCGCTGTACAGGAAGCTACACGATTGGCCAGTTCATTGTCATTTAGCACTGGTGGTGCAACACTTTCTAGGAGTTTAAGTTCGGCTGGTGAACGTCATAGCGATGCTTACGTTCCACCAGCTCTTTGCGTTCCTAGACGAGCAGAGACGTTTGCTGGTTTCGATAATAACAAG GAAAGATATCCTGTACGTGAATCAACGGCGATGAATGTAGGGTCATCTCTCCCAAAAGTTGGTGAAGTTTCGAAAGAAAGTCAGGAGGACAAAGAAAGTTCAGAATTAGACGCAAACAAAGATCAACAATGGACTGCGATTCGTTTGTCGCATCACGTGTATACTCTGCTTTGTATAATCAGTAATCAAATGACGACAATCGATAGCCTACAAGCTCAATTAGCCGCATGCAAAGAGGGAAGTATGGGAAAATCATCGAATAACAGGCCGAATCCAAATCGTCAATTGGAGGAGTTGAGAAATTTGCAGGATCAACTTAGCCGGGAGAAGGCAGCGTTTCGTGTTGCTTCTcagcaagaaaaaaatcagTTGGAAGAGGAACGAGCAGAATTGGCAAGACAAAGAGAACAATTGGCCGCGGAACAAAGAGACGTTACTCAACAGCGAGATCAATTGTATCGCCGATTGGAGGCGTATGAACGTCAAGGTCTCAAGGCAGGCTCTACAACGGGTCCTACAACAATTCATCTGTCACACGTGACACAGGGTACAGAAATCGTACAACCACGGAAGTCTCAAGCAGACGCTAAGAGAATACCTATGAATTTAATCAGCGCTACCAATCAGCAGAAAGTACAAAGCAATGTTCCTGTGAAGCAGCAACTCCCACTGAAGCTCGCAAGTGGAAGTAATAACAATAGCAG GAGCGGAAGTACTGCGAGCCACTATAGTCCGGATCGACATACTAGAACAGGAAGTAGCCCTGCTATCGTAACTGGATCTGCGTTTTCTTCTCCTGAACTCGGCAATAGTCACGGTAGTAGTGGCACCACGAGTCAAACACATTCCTCTAATCGATCTCTTCGAAACACACGATCTCCTCCCGAATCAtatcaacaacaacatcaacgAGCGGAACAGCAACAACCTTTGGAGGAAGAGGTGATCTTTTTCTGA